The Zavarzinia compransoris genome has a window encoding:
- a CDS encoding DUF2182 domain-containing protein: protein MDPTREECAVQKGRPVLLLSGLSLAGWTLLVFGERGLFLPGLCGPGAGVLLDWDWQRLEWLLLLNPPGGLALSWSVMLLAMMPLLLAVPLGRPAAGPGDVVPFVAGYLAVWLPAGVPLTVAALALHAAAGTWAVVPALVLALCWQGTPARRACLERCRCRPGAGAGALRLGLATGAACLGTCWALMLAAMVAGPFHLPAMALFTLVLTVERLGPGPGLRVPGRRKPRSAGH from the coding sequence ATGGATCCGACGCGCGAAGAGTGTGCGGTTCAAAAGGGCCGGCCGGTGCTGCTGCTGTCCGGCCTCAGCCTGGCGGGCTGGACCTTGCTGGTCTTCGGCGAGCGCGGGCTGTTCCTGCCCGGGCTGTGCGGCCCGGGGGCCGGCGTCCTGCTGGACTGGGATTGGCAGCGCCTCGAATGGCTGCTGCTGCTGAACCCGCCGGGGGGGCTTGCCCTGTCGTGGAGCGTGATGCTGCTGGCGATGATGCCGCTGCTGCTGGCCGTGCCGCTGGGGCGGCCGGCAGCGGGGCCCGGCGACGTGGTGCCCTTCGTCGCCGGCTATCTCGCGGTCTGGCTGCCGGCGGGGGTGCCCCTGACCGTGGCGGCCCTCGCCCTCCATGCCGCGGCCGGGACCTGGGCCGTGGTGCCCGCGCTGGTCCTGGCCCTTTGCTGGCAGGGGACGCCGGCCCGGCGCGCCTGCCTCGAACGGTGCCGCTGCCGGCCGGGGGCGGGCGCCGGGGCGCTGCGCCTGGGGCTTGCGACCGGCGCCGCTTGCCTCGGCACCTGCTGGGCCCTGATGCTGGCGGCCATGGTGGCGGGGCCGTTCCATCTCCCCGCCATGGCCCTGTTCACCCTGGTCCTGACCGTCGAGCGGCTGGGGCCGGGGCCGGGGCTCAGAGTCCCTGGCCGCCGGAAACCTCGATCCGCTGGGCATTGA
- a CDS encoding energy-coupling factor ABC transporter permease, translated as MHIEPGLVEGGKIWLSYATAAGAGGYTLKLAYDAARERGFVSLGLRAVAATALVFSFFELLPHYPVGVSEVHLILGSTLFLILGAAPAALGLAAGLLIQGLFFAPFDLPQYGMNVTTLLVPLFALGALARKVIAPETPYVELRYTQALALSTAYQAGIVAWVAFWALYGQGFGAENLTAVASFGGAYLLVIAIEPLADLLVLAGAKALHGLRGRGIVERRLYEAA; from the coding sequence ATGCATATCGAACCCGGCCTCGTCGAGGGCGGAAAGATCTGGCTGAGCTATGCGACCGCGGCGGGTGCCGGCGGTTACACGCTGAAGCTGGCCTATGACGCCGCCCGCGAGCGCGGCTTCGTCTCCCTCGGCCTGCGTGCCGTCGCGGCGACCGCCCTCGTCTTCTCGTTCTTCGAGCTATTGCCGCATTACCCGGTGGGCGTTTCCGAGGTGCACCTGATCCTCGGTTCCACCCTGTTCCTGATCCTGGGCGCGGCTCCGGCGGCGCTCGGCTTGGCCGCCGGGCTCCTGATCCAGGGGCTGTTCTTCGCGCCCTTCGACCTGCCGCAATACGGCATGAACGTCACCACCCTGCTGGTGCCGCTCTTCGCCCTCGGCGCCCTGGCGCGCAAGGTGATCGCGCCCGAGACGCCCTATGTCGAATTGCGCTACACGCAGGCTCTGGCGCTGTCGACCGCCTATCAGGCCGGGATCGTCGCCTGGGTCGCCTTCTGGGCCCTCTACGGCCAGGGCTTCGGGGCGGAGAACCTGACCGCGGTCGCCAGTTTCGGCGGCGCCTATCTTCTCGTCATCGCGATCGAGCCGCTGGCCGATCTCCTGGTCCTGGCCGGGGCCAAGGCGCTTCACGGCCTCAGGGGCCGGGGCATCGTCGAACGCCGCCTCTACGAAGCCGCCTGA
- a CDS encoding (2Fe-2S)-binding protein yields the protein MAKVHVQMTVNGDKVEGLVEPRTLLIHFIREQLNLTGAHIGCDTSHCGACTVDLDGRSVKSCTRFAIQANGGSVTTVEGMANADGTLHALQEGFRMMHGLQCGFCTPGMIMRAHRLLQENPAPTEAEIRFGIAGNLCRCTGYQNIVKAIQYAAAKINGTPFTEAAE from the coding sequence ATGGCCAAGGTTCACGTCCAGATGACGGTGAACGGCGACAAGGTGGAAGGCCTCGTCGAACCGCGCACCCTGCTGATCCATTTCATCCGCGAGCAGCTCAACCTGACCGGCGCGCATATCGGCTGCGACACCTCGCACTGCGGGGCCTGCACGGTCGATCTCGACGGCCGCTCGGTGAAGAGTTGCACCCGCTTCGCCATCCAGGCCAACGGCGGCAGCGTGACCACCGTCGAAGGCATGGCCAATGCGGACGGCACGCTGCACGCCCTGCAGGAAGGCTTCCGCATGATGCACGGGCTGCAATGCGGCTTCTGCACGCCGGGCATGATCATGCGCGCCCACCGCCTGCTGCAGGAAAACCCGGCCCCGACCGAGGCGGAGATCCGCTTCGGCATCGCCGGCAACCTGTGCCGCTGCACCGGCTACCAGAACATCGTGAAAGCCATCCAATACGCTGCCGCCAAGATCAACGGCACGCCCTTCACGGAGGCCGCAGAATGA
- a CDS encoding FAD binding domain-containing protein, producing MIPGPFNYHRPASIADAVKLLADLGDDARPLAGGHSLIPMMKLRMAVPEHLIDLGGIADLKGIRQAGDRIVIGAMTTQHEVIGSDLLTRQVPILREAALLIADPQVRYYGTIGGNVANGDPGNDMPALMMALDARYHVAGPEGEHQIAAREFYHGAYFTALEPGEVVTAVSFAPPPAGHGYAYEKLKRKIGDYATAAAAVLLTRVGGRIARCTITLTNVGETPLLAEAAAAAVTGGALDPASIDRAVAAAEAITDPATDGRGPAAYRTKMAGVMVRRALARAAGRAQG from the coding sequence ATGATCCCAGGCCCCTTCAACTATCACCGGCCGGCATCCATCGCCGATGCGGTCAAACTTCTGGCCGATCTCGGCGACGACGCCCGTCCGCTCGCCGGGGGCCACAGCCTCATCCCCATGATGAAGCTGCGCATGGCGGTCCCGGAACACCTGATCGACCTCGGCGGCATCGCCGACCTGAAGGGTATCCGCCAGGCGGGCGACCGCATCGTCATCGGCGCCATGACCACCCAGCACGAAGTCATCGGCAGCGACCTGCTGACCCGCCAGGTGCCGATCCTGCGCGAGGCGGCGCTGCTGATCGCCGATCCCCAGGTGCGCTATTACGGCACCATCGGCGGCAATGTCGCCAACGGCGATCCGGGCAACGACATGCCGGCCCTGATGATGGCGCTCGACGCCCGCTATCACGTCGCCGGCCCCGAGGGCGAGCACCAGATCGCGGCCCGCGAATTCTATCACGGCGCCTATTTCACCGCGCTGGAGCCGGGCGAGGTGGTGACCGCGGTCTCCTTCGCGCCGCCGCCCGCCGGCCACGGCTATGCCTACGAGAAGCTGAAGCGGAAGATCGGCGACTATGCGACCGCCGCCGCCGCCGTGCTTCTGACCCGGGTGGGCGGGCGCATCGCCCGCTGCACCATCACCCTGACCAATGTCGGCGAAACGCCCCTGCTGGCCGAGGCGGCGGCGGCGGCCGTCACCGGCGGCGCCCTCGATCCCGCCAGCATCGACCGCGCGGTCGCGGCGGCGGAAGCCATCACCGATCCGGCGACCGACGGCCGCGGCCCCGCCGCCTATCGCACCAAGATGGCCGGGGTGATGGTGCGCCGCGCGCTCGCCCGCGCCGCCGGCCGCGCCCAGGGCTGA
- a CDS encoding AraC family transcriptional regulator, with protein MTTLLDTVRRYADAHADASGLAATPIPGLGLVRATAPSGLLHAISRPLVCMVVQGGKQVTMGAESFAFAAGDSLLITADVPTVSQITRASPVAPYYSLVLALDPALIVDLATEMGAARVADAAPVRVEPTDAEVADAALRLMKLLDRPASLPVLQGQLLREMHYWLLAGRHGTAIRRLGWADGHQQRVARAVAVLRADFARRLPVEHLAEVAGMSPSSFHRHFRAVTSLSPLQFQKQLRLIEARRLMQAEGQSAGSAAFAVGYESVQQFTREYGRLFGLPPVRDAEIARRKATAAA; from the coding sequence ATGACCACGCTGCTCGATACCGTCCGCCGCTATGCCGATGCCCATGCCGATGCCTCGGGCCTTGCCGCGACCCCCATTCCCGGTCTCGGCCTCGTCCGCGCCACGGCGCCCAGCGGGTTGCTGCATGCGATCTCGCGGCCTTTGGTGTGCATGGTCGTCCAGGGCGGCAAGCAGGTCACCATGGGGGCGGAGAGTTTCGCCTTCGCCGCCGGGGACAGCCTGCTGATCACCGCCGATGTCCCGACGGTCAGCCAGATCACCCGGGCCAGCCCGGTCGCGCCCTATTACTCCCTGGTCCTTGCGCTCGATCCCGCCCTGATCGTCGATCTCGCGACCGAGATGGGGGCCGCCCGGGTCGCCGATGCCGCCCCGGTCCGGGTCGAGCCGACCGATGCGGAAGTGGCGGATGCGGCGCTGCGCCTGATGAAACTCTTGGACCGGCCGGCGTCCCTGCCCGTGCTTCAGGGGCAGTTGCTGCGCGAAATGCATTATTGGCTGCTGGCCGGGCGCCACGGCACGGCGATCCGCCGGCTCGGCTGGGCGGACGGGCACCAGCAGCGGGTGGCGCGGGCGGTCGCCGTGCTGCGCGCCGATTTCGCCCGGCGCCTGCCGGTCGAACATCTGGCCGAGGTGGCGGGCATGAGCCCGTCCTCGTTCCACCGGCATTTCCGTGCCGTCACCTCGCTGTCGCCGCTGCAATTCCAGAAGCAGTTGCGCCTGATCGAGGCCCGCCGCCTGATGCAGGCGGAAGGGCAGAGCGCCGGCAGCGCCGCCTTTGCCGTCGGCTATGAAAGCGTGCAGCAATTCACCCGCGAATACGGCCGCCTGTTCGGCCTGCCGCCGGTGCGCGACGCCGAGATCGCCCGCCGCAAGGCGACCGCCGCCGCCTGA
- a CDS encoding flavin-containing monooxygenase, which produces MPTEHLDVLIVGAGLSGIGAAYHLQAHCPGKSFALLESRERLGGTWDLFRYPGIRSDSDMYTLGYSFKPWTDAKAIADGPSILRYMTGVAKDNHIAERIRYGLKVKAASWSTKDAAWTVEAERTATGETVRLTCNFLYSCSGYYNYEAGFTPDFPGRDAFKGTFIHPQHWPEGLDYAGKKVVVIGSGATAVTLVPEMAKTAGHVTMLQRSPTYVITRPGEDKLANNLRKWLPAQLAYGITRWKNVGLGMMFFQLSRSRPEKVKQKIIDLIRRQVGPNFDVEKHFTPTYKPWDQRVCLVPDGDLFKALRKGSASVVTDHIETFTETGIRLKSGQEIEADIIVSATGLKLLFMGGMSLSVDGKAIDNSALYNYRGMMYSDLPNLVTAFGYTNASWTLKADLTAERVCRLLNHMDRHGFRYCVPRLNDPTVTAEPFIDFSSGYVQRALQDFPRQGSKRPWKLYQNYALDILSLRYGKLDDGTLEFGGKPAGATLGAVPKQA; this is translated from the coding sequence ATGCCGACCGAGCATCTGGACGTGCTGATCGTGGGCGCCGGCCTGTCCGGCATCGGGGCGGCCTATCACCTCCAGGCCCATTGCCCGGGCAAGAGTTTCGCCCTGCTCGAAAGCCGCGAGCGCCTGGGCGGGACCTGGGACCTGTTCCGCTACCCCGGCATCCGCTCGGACAGCGACATGTATACGCTCGGCTATTCCTTCAAGCCCTGGACCGATGCCAAGGCGATCGCCGACGGCCCGTCGATCCTCCGCTACATGACCGGCGTCGCCAAGGACAACCATATCGCCGAGCGCATCCGCTACGGCCTCAAGGTCAAGGCCGCCTCGTGGTCGACCAAGGATGCCGCCTGGACCGTCGAGGCCGAACGCACCGCGACCGGCGAGACCGTGCGCCTGACCTGCAACTTCCTCTACAGTTGCAGCGGCTATTATAATTACGAAGCGGGCTTCACCCCGGATTTCCCGGGGCGGGACGCCTTCAAGGGCACCTTCATCCACCCGCAGCACTGGCCGGAAGGCCTCGACTATGCGGGCAAGAAGGTGGTGGTCATTGGCTCGGGCGCGACCGCGGTGACGCTGGTGCCGGAAATGGCCAAGACGGCGGGCCATGTCACCATGCTCCAGCGCTCGCCGACCTATGTCATCACCCGCCCGGGCGAGGACAAGCTGGCGAACAACCTGCGCAAATGGCTGCCGGCCCAGCTTGCCTATGGCATCACCCGGTGGAAGAACGTCGGCCTCGGCATGATGTTCTTCCAGCTCTCGCGCAGCCGGCCGGAAAAGGTGAAGCAGAAGATCATCGACCTGATCAGGCGTCAGGTCGGGCCGAATTTCGACGTCGAGAAGCATTTCACCCCGACCTACAAGCCCTGGGACCAGCGCGTCTGCCTGGTGCCGGACGGCGACCTGTTCAAGGCGCTGCGCAAGGGTTCGGCCTCGGTCGTCACCGACCATATCGAGACCTTCACCGAAACCGGCATCCGGCTGAAGTCGGGGCAGGAGATCGAGGCGGATATCATCGTCTCCGCCACCGGGCTGAAACTGCTGTTCATGGGCGGCATGAGCCTCAGCGTCGACGGCAAGGCGATCGACAACAGCGCGCTCTACAATTATCGCGGCATGATGTATTCGGACCTGCCCAACCTGGTCACGGCCTTCGGCTATACCAATGCCTCCTGGACCTTGAAGGCGGACCTGACCGCGGAGCGGGTCTGCCGCCTGCTGAACCACATGGACCGCCACGGCTTCCGCTATTGCGTGCCGCGCCTGAACGACCCGACGGTGACGGCGGAACCCTTCATCGATTTCTCGTCGGGCTATGTCCAGCGGGCGCTGCAGGATTTCCCGCGCCAGGGTTCCAAGCGGCCGTGGAAACTCTACCAGAATTATGCGCTCGACATCCTGTCGCTGCGCTACGGCAAGCTCGACGACGGCACGCTGGAATTCGGCGGCAAGCCGGCCGGCGCCACCCTGGGCGCCGTGCCGAAACAGGCCTGA
- a CDS encoding aerobic carbon-monoxide dehydrogenase large subunit encodes MNDMAVTREQREEKLQGMGCKRKRVEDIRFTQGRGNYVDDIKLPGMLFGDFYRSPFAHARIKKLDISKAKALPGVRAVLTAADLKPLNLHYMPTLAGDVQAVLADEKVLFQNQEVVFIVADDRYIAADAVELIEAEYEELPVLVDPWVSMAPDAPLLREDIKDKTEGAHGPRKHYNHIFDWQIGDKAETDAVFASAPVTTKEVFYYHRTHPSPLETCQALASMDKIKGELTLYGTFQAPHVIRTVVSLISGLPEHKIHVIAPDIGGGFGNKVGAYAGYVCAVVASIVLGKPVKWVEDRMENLSTTSFARDYHMTTELASTEDGRLLGMRCHVLADHGAFDACADPSKWPAGFMNICTGSYDIPVAHLAVDGVYTNKASGGVAYRCSFRVTEAVYAIERAIEVHAQKLGMDSVDFRMKNFIRREQFPYKAALGWEYDSGDYHLAMEKAIAAVDYRGLRAEQAAKREAFKRGETREVMGIGVSFFTEIVGAGPSKNCDILGIAMFDSCEIRIHPTGSVIARMGTKSQGQGHETTYAQILATELGIPADDITIEEGNTDTAPYGLGTYGSRSTPTAGAATAVAARKVRAKAQMIAAHLLEVHHDDVEWDIDGFAVKGLPEKRKSMKEIAWAAYNTGIPNLEPGLEAVNYYDPPNLTYPFGAYFCVMDINVDTGEFKIRRFYALDDCGTRINPMIIEGQVHGGLTEAFAVAMGQEIRYDKSGNVLGASFMDFFVPTAVETPHWETDYTVTPSPHHPIGAKGVGESPHVGGVPCFSNAVNDAFAFLGATHIDMPHDYWRNWQAAENLGLHK; translated from the coding sequence ATGAACGACATGGCCGTCACCCGCGAACAGCGGGAGGAAAAGCTCCAGGGCATGGGCTGCAAGCGGAAGCGCGTCGAAGACATCCGCTTCACCCAGGGCCGGGGCAATTACGTCGACGACATCAAGCTGCCCGGCATGCTGTTCGGCGATTTCTACCGCTCGCCTTTCGCCCATGCGCGGATCAAGAAGCTCGACATCTCGAAGGCCAAGGCCCTGCCCGGGGTCCGCGCCGTGCTGACCGCGGCCGACCTGAAGCCCCTGAACCTGCACTACATGCCGACGCTCGCCGGCGACGTGCAGGCCGTGCTGGCCGACGAGAAGGTGCTGTTCCAGAACCAGGAAGTCGTCTTCATCGTCGCCGACGACCGCTATATCGCCGCCGACGCCGTCGAACTGATCGAGGCGGAATACGAGGAACTGCCGGTCCTGGTCGACCCCTGGGTGTCGATGGCGCCGGACGCCCCCCTGCTGCGCGAGGACATCAAGGACAAGACCGAGGGCGCCCACGGCCCGCGCAAGCACTACAACCATATCTTCGACTGGCAGATCGGCGACAAGGCGGAGACCGACGCCGTCTTCGCCAGCGCACCGGTGACGACCAAGGAAGTCTTCTACTACCACCGCACCCATCCGTCGCCGCTGGAGACCTGCCAGGCGCTGGCCTCGATGGACAAGATCAAGGGCGAACTCACGCTCTACGGCACCTTCCAGGCGCCCCACGTCATCCGCACCGTGGTCTCGCTGATCTCCGGCCTGCCGGAACACAAGATCCACGTCATCGCCCCCGACATCGGCGGCGGCTTCGGTAACAAGGTCGGGGCCTATGCCGGCTATGTCTGCGCCGTCGTCGCCTCGATCGTGCTCGGCAAGCCGGTGAAATGGGTCGAGGACCGGATGGAGAATCTCTCCACCACCTCGTTCGCCCGCGACTACCACATGACCACCGAACTGGCCTCGACCGAGGACGGCAGGCTGCTGGGCATGCGCTGCCATGTGCTGGCCGACCACGGCGCCTTCGACGCCTGCGCCGATCCCAGCAAATGGCCGGCCGGCTTCATGAACATCTGCACCGGCTCCTACGACATCCCGGTCGCCCATCTCGCGGTCGACGGCGTCTATACCAACAAGGCGTCGGGCGGCGTCGCCTATCGCTGCTCGTTCCGGGTGACCGAGGCGGTCTATGCCATCGAGCGGGCGATCGAGGTCCATGCCCAGAAGCTCGGCATGGACTCGGTCGATTTCCGGATGAAGAACTTCATCCGCCGCGAGCAATTCCCCTACAAGGCGGCGCTCGGCTGGGAATACGACTCGGGCGACTATCACCTCGCCATGGAAAAGGCGATCGCCGCGGTCGACTACCGCGGCCTCCGCGCCGAGCAGGCGGCCAAGCGCGAAGCCTTCAAGCGCGGCGAAACCCGTGAGGTCATGGGCATCGGCGTCTCCTTCTTCACCGAGATCGTGGGCGCCGGACCGTCGAAGAACTGCGACATCCTGGGCATCGCCATGTTCGACAGCTGCGAGATCCGCATCCATCCCACGGGCTCGGTGATCGCGCGCATGGGCACCAAGAGCCAGGGCCAGGGCCACGAGACCACCTACGCCCAGATCCTGGCGACCGAACTCGGCATCCCCGCCGACGACATCACCATCGAGGAAGGCAATACCGATACCGCGCCCTATGGTCTCGGCACCTACGGCTCGCGCTCGACGCCGACGGCGGGGGCGGCGACCGCGGTGGCGGCGCGCAAGGTCCGGGCCAAGGCCCAGATGATCGCCGCCCACCTCCTTGAGGTTCACCACGACGACGTCGAATGGGACATCGACGGTTTCGCGGTGAAAGGCCTGCCCGAGAAGCGGAAGTCGATGAAGGAAATCGCCTGGGCCGCCTATAACACCGGCATTCCCAACCTGGAGCCGGGGCTGGAAGCGGTGAACTACTACGACCCGCCCAACCTGACCTATCCCTTCGGCGCCTATTTCTGCGTCATGGACATCAATGTCGACACCGGCGAGTTTAAGATCCGGCGCTTCTACGCGCTCGACGACTGCGGCACGCGCATCAACCCGATGATCATCGAGGGCCAGGTGCACGGCGGCCTGACCGAAGCCTTCGCCGTCGCCATGGGCCAGGAGATCCGTTACGACAAGTCGGGCAACGTGCTCGGCGCGTCCTTCATGGACTTCTTCGTGCCGACCGCGGTCGAGACCCCGCATTGGGAGACCGACTACACCGTCACGCCTTCGCCGCATCACCCGATCGGCGCCAAGGGCGTGGGCGAAAGCCCGCATGTCGGCGGCGTGCCCTGCTTCTCGAATGCGGTGAACGACGCCTTCGCCTTCCTCGGCGCCACCCATATCGACATGCCGCACGACTATTGGCGCAACTGGCAGGCGGCCGAAAACCTCGGCCTGCACAAGTGA
- a CDS encoding SDR family NAD(P)-dependent oxidoreductase yields the protein MTKISLVTGASRGLGRNTALHIARRGGDVIVTYQNNAEAAAVVVAEIAALGRKALAFPLDAGDIAGFPGFADRLRAGLRETWGRETFDHLVNNAGHGDLTPIGTTTEAQFDRLVNVHFKGVFFLTQALLPLLADGGRIVNLSSGLTRVSLAGYAVYAAAKGAVEVLTRYMAKELGGRGIAVNAVAPGAIETDFGGGAVRDNPEINRIFAEMTALGRVGLPDDIGPMIAALLGEDNRWVNAQRIEVSGGQGL from the coding sequence ATGACCAAGATCAGCCTCGTTACCGGCGCCAGCCGCGGCCTCGGCCGCAATACCGCGCTGCATATCGCCCGGCGCGGGGGCGACGTCATCGTCACCTATCAGAACAATGCCGAGGCGGCGGCGGTGGTGGTCGCGGAAATCGCCGCCCTCGGCCGCAAGGCCCTGGCCTTCCCGCTCGATGCCGGCGATATCGCCGGCTTTCCGGGCTTCGCCGACCGGCTGCGCGCAGGCCTGCGCGAGACCTGGGGCCGCGAGACTTTCGACCATCTGGTGAACAATGCCGGCCACGGCGACCTGACCCCGATCGGCACCACCACCGAGGCGCAGTTCGACCGTCTGGTGAACGTCCATTTCAAGGGCGTGTTCTTTCTCACCCAGGCCCTGCTGCCCCTGCTGGCCGATGGCGGGCGCATCGTCAACCTGTCGTCGGGCCTGACCCGGGTCTCGCTGGCCGGCTATGCCGTCTATGCCGCGGCCAAGGGCGCGGTCGAGGTCCTGACCCGCTATATGGCGAAGGAACTGGGCGGGCGCGGCATCGCCGTGAACGCCGTCGCCCCCGGCGCGATCGAGACCGATTTCGGCGGCGGCGCGGTGCGCGACAATCCGGAGATCAACCGGATCTTCGCCGAAATGACCGCCCTCGGCCGGGTCGGCCTGCCCGACGACATCGGCCCGATGATCGCCGCCCTGCTCGGCGAGGACAACCGCTGGGTCAATGCCCAGCGGATCGAGGTTTCCGGCGGCCAGGGACTCTGA